The Stomoxys calcitrans chromosome 3, idStoCalc2.1, whole genome shotgun sequence genome includes a region encoding these proteins:
- the LOC131996179 gene encoding uncharacterized protein LOC131996179, protein MPVTRSNEDLAGADNFVFPDGVELIGDQVTERAGVSTRSQTRRNERQGRSLSRSINRRESLNVGEQQVRNIVTSSLNEFRSEITTIISNELGNTLRNMNLETNSDNRRQNQTGALLAHTHVQTQNSEKTVNIIRNWRLIYSGSDKDIPVEEFIYRVDRMTQTTLGGQYELLSLNAHMLFEGKALQWFWRYHHLNRIVEWSSLSVALRTQYRDYYNDYDVKDDIRQRRQRANETFDDFYDAMLTLSDKLSTPLSDEEMCEVVMRNLRSEIRHELLHLNFRHVSDLRKAVRKHEKFVRDIQVRKKLYQGRDKLQIAEVEEDLDRDSETEDGAEVCGIKAQLKCWNCDSIGHGYKDCTKERRIFLWCSGKLPNGCPSTEERTSINSTAQIEILQPVLHLPDKTTNQTIQLPSECTNINQEQLGNSRTKRNAIRMRTFWKSLKKLRQYVISSIVTLQADTRPYLPLTVCGQLYFALLDSGANKSVIGGSLVEKVRTLQGFKKYRGVVRTADGQGQEIVGIVNLEFYHQGEMCVFEFLVIPTINQDIICGIDFWKRYNISISAQGANSEIGPENDKAEIENRIELSDIQRKKLEAVIELFPNSDRDGLGRTTLVRHEIDTGDAKPIRQRCYPISPAREKILCGEIDRMISLGVIGECPNSSWSSPGVLLVKPDKVRFCVDSRKLNAVTVRDSYPMPNIEGILSRLPEVHYISKVDLKDAFWQIELTEGSRPKTAFTVPNRPLYQFVRMPFGLCNAPETMCRLMDMVIPYSMTSNIFVYLDDLLIVSTNFQDHLRHLQELAARLRQAGLTINVKKSCFAIKEVKYLGYIVGEGSLSVDPEKVEAISNFPAPTSVRRLRQFLGMIGWYRRFIEDFSTCSYPLTELLSKKRSFVWSKQAQDSFDLLKTKLCSAPVLVNADFSKPFVLQCDASTVGVGAVLAQVDNAGNERPIAFMSQKLNKAQRNYTTTELECLAVVLAVKKFRAYIEGQEFKVVTDHASLKWLMRQTDLSGRLARWALKLQAFDFSIEHRSGKDNVVPDTLSRAFEAENKVAEIDLEVEPAIDMDSEAFDSVEYSKWREDFLRSGIPDYKIDGNHIYRKTKFTRVCDKDEVPLKKLVTKPIVDYLQKEIFDSYGVPEVVVSDNGTQFKCKAFQAFLNKYGVKQQFTAIHSPQANASERVNRSINAALRSYIKDDQGKWDQYLSSINCALRNSVHQTIGMTPYEVVFGQSMITHGEDYNLLWKLKILEDGDSQMPRMDKFSLLRDKIQKKMREAYRKNERTYNLRSRNRKLDIGQEVVRRNFPQSSRIKNFSAKLAPTGVKAIVIRRVGNAYYELRDVSTDLKR, encoded by the exons ATGCCTGTTACCAGAAGTAACGAGGATTTGGCAGGGGCAGATAACTTTGTATTTCCTGATGGTGTAGAATTGATTGGTGATCAGGTTACAGAGAGGGCTGGCGTTAGTACCAGGTCACAAACCAGGCGGAATGAGAGACAGGGCCGAAGTCTAAGTAGAAGCATTAATAGACGGGAATCGCTCAATGTAGGAGAACAGCAAGTAAGAAATATTGTGACATCGTCCTTGAATGAATTCCGGTCGGAAATCACAACGattatttcaaatgaattagGCAATACACTGAGAAATATGAATTTAGAAACGAATTCAGATAATAGACGTCAGAATCAGACGGGGGCACTATTGGCTCATACTCACGTGCAGACGCAAAATTCCGAGAAGACGGTAAATATTATAAGGAATTGGCGTCTGATCTATTCCGGCAGTGACAAGGATATTCCCGTAGAAGAGTTTATTTATCGAGTAGATAGGATGACACAGACTACACTGGGAGGACAGTACGAATTGTTGTCTTTGAACGCTCATATGCTTTTTGAAGGAAAAGCTTTACAGTGGTTCTGGCGGTACCATCATCTCAATAGAATAGTTGAATGGTCTAGCCTATCGGTAGCATTGAGAACTCAGTATAGGGATTACTACAATGATTATGATGTCAAGGACGATATACGTCAACGCAGGCAAAGAGCTAACGAGACTTTTGATGACTTTTATGATGCCATGTTGACGTTGTCAGATAAACTTAGCACTCCTTTGTCGGATGAagaaatgtgtgaggtggtgatGCGTAATTTAAGATCAGAGATACGACACGAgttgttgcatttgaatttcagaCATGTATCTGATCTAAGGAAAGCGGTAAGAAAGCACGAAAAGTTCGTCCGTGACATACAGGTTCGCAAAAAGTTATATCAGGGTCGAGATAAGTTGCAAATTGCAGAAGTGGAAGAGGATTTAGATCGGGATAGTGAAACTGAAGATGGTGCTGAGGTTTGTGGCATTaaagctcaattgaaatgttggAACTGTGATTCTATTGGACACGGATACAAGGATTGCACCAAGGAAAGACGCATTTTCT TGTGGTGTTCAGGAAAACTCCCCAATGGATGTCCTTCGACAGAAGAAAGGACATCCATTAACTCGACAGCACAAATAGAGATTTTGCAACCAGTTTTACATTTACCAGACAAGACAACTAACCAGACAATACAATTACCCTCGGAATGTACGAACATTAATCAAGAACAACTTGGAAATTCTAGGACTAAACGTAATGCCATTCGAATGAGGACTTTTTGGAAGAGTTTAAAGAAATTGAGACAATATGTGATTTCGTCAATTGTAACATTACAAGCTGACACAAGACCTTATTTGCCGCTTACAGTTTGTGGACAATTATACTTTGCGTTACTCGACAGTGGGGCGAACAAGAGTGTTATTGGTGGCTCCTTAGTTGAAAAGGTTCGCACGCTTCAAGGGTTTAAGAAATATCGAGGCGTCGTAAGGACAGCAGATGGTCAAGGTCAGGAGATTGTGGGTATAGTGAATTTAGAGTTTTACCATCAAGGGGAGATGTGTGTGTTTGAATTTTTGGTTATACCAACTATCAACCAAGATATCATTTGTGGCATTGACTTTTGGAAAAGGTACAACATATCGATTTCTGCTCAAGGCGCTAATAGTGAGATTGGTCCAGAAAATGACAAGGCAGAAATAGAAAATAGAATTGAATTATCAGACATTCAGAGAAAGAAGTTAGAAGCCGTTATAGAACTTTTTCCAAATTCAGATAGGGATGGTTTGGGTCGAACTACTTTGGTCAGACATGAAATTGATACTGGAGATGCGAAGCCGATAAGACAGCGATGTTACCCGATATCTCCTGCTAGGGAGAAGATATTGTGTGGGGAAATAGATCGGATGATATCTTTAGGAGTGATTGGGGAGTGTCCTAATTCCTCTTGGTCGTCTCCAGGTGTGCTTTTAGTGAAACCCGATAAAGTAAGATTTTGTGTAGACAGTCGCAAACTCAATGCAGTGACTGTAAGAGATTCGTATCCTATGCCAAATATTGAAGGCATTCTGTCTAGGCTACCTGAAGTGCATTATATATCGAAAGTTGACCTCAAAGACGCATTCTGGCAAATTGAGTTAACAGAGGGATCGAGGCCGAAGACGGCATTTACAGTGCCGAACCGACCGTTGTATCAATTTGTCAGAATGCCATTCGGACTTTGCAATGCACCGGAGACGATGTGCAGACTAATGGATATGGTAATACCCTATTCTATGACATCCAATATCTTTGTATATTTAGACGACTTGTTAATAGTGTCTACGAACTTCCAGGATCACTTAAGGCATCTACAGGAATTAGCGGCTCGCCTGCGACAAGCTGGTCTCACTATTAATGTGAAGAAAAGTTGTTTTGCTATTAAAGAAGTTAAATATTTAGGCTACATCGTAGGCGAAGGCTCTTTGTCAGTAGATCCTGAGAAGGTGGAAGCAATATCGAATTTTCCTGCACCTACTTCAGTGCGACGTTTAAGACAATTCTTAGGAATGATAGGATGGTATAGGAGATTTATTGAGGATTTTTCCACTTGCTCCTATCCACTAACCGAACTGTTGTCGAAGAAACGGTCATTTGTTTGGTCTAAGCAAGCGCAGGATTCGTTTGATTTGCTGAAGACGAAATTATGTAGTGCACCCGTCCTTGTTAATGCAGATTTCTCAAAGCCATTTGTACTACAGTGCGACGCAAGTACAGTTGGTGTAGGAGCTGTTTTGGCACAGGTGGATAATGCGGGTAATGAGCGGCCTATAGCTTTCATGTCGCAGAAATTAAATAAAGCTCAAAGAAATTATACAACTACCGAACTGGAGTGTCTAGCGGTGGTGTTAGCCGTGAAAAAGTTCCGAGCATATATAGAGGGTCAGGAATTCAAGGTGGTTACTGACCACGCAAGTCTTAAATGGCTTATGAGGCAGACTGACTTGTCTGGAAGACTTGCGAGATGGGCACTGAAATTGCAGGCTTTCGACTTTTCTATCGAACACAGGAGCGGTAAGGACAATGTGGTTCCGGACACGTTATCTCGAGCTTTCGAGGCAGAAAACAAAGTTGCTGAAATTGATTTAGAGGTGGAACCAGCGATTGATATGGATTCCGAGGCGTTCGATAGTGTGGAGTATTCAAAATGGAGGGAAGATTTCCTAAGATCTGGAATTCCTGACTATAAAATAGATGGAAATCATATATATAGAAAGACTAAATTTACGAGAGTGTGCGACAAAGATGAAG TTCCACTGAAAAAGTTGGTGACAAAACCAATAGTGGATTACTTACAGAAGGAAATCTTCGATAGTTACGGGGTTCCAGAGGTAGTAGTCTCAGACAATGGAACTCAATTTAAATGCAAGGCATTTCAGGCATTTCTAAATAAATACGGCGTTAAACAACAATTTACCGCAATCCATAGTCCACAAGCGAACGCGAGTGAACGTGTGAACCGGTCTATTAACGCTGCGCTACGTTCATATATAAAGGATGATCAAGGAAAATGGGACCAATACTTGAGTAGTATAAATTGTGCTTTGCGAAATAGTGTGCATCAAACTATAGGTATGACACCTTACGAGGTAGTGTTTGGTCAATCGATGATCACACATGGGGAAGATTACAATTTACTGTGGAAATTGAAAATACTTGAGGATGGTGATTCGCAAATGCCGAGAATGGATAAGTTTAGCCTATTGCGTGACAAAATTCAGAAGAAGATGAGAGAAGCCTACAGAAAGAATGAGAGGACATATAATCTTAGATCACGTAATAGAAAGCTTGATATTGGTCAAGAAGTTGTACGTAGAAATTTCCCTCAGAGCTCACGCATCAAAAACTTTAGTGCAAAACTGGCTCCTACGGGAGTAAAGGCAATAGTGATCAGGAGAGTTGGAAACGCATACTATGAATTAAGAGATGTGTCTACAG ACTTGAAACGTTAA